Within Hydrogenophaga sp. PAMC20947, the genomic segment TGGCCGCGCTGGAAAACCAGAGCAGCCAGAACCGCGATCAGGTCGACCTCTTTGCCCCGCCGCCGGTGAGCGAAGCGCCCGAAGCACATCCCCTGCAGACCGCCCTGTCAGGCATCGATCCCGACGCCCTGTCACCGCGCGAAGCGCTGGAACAGCTCTACACCCTCAAAAAACTCGCCCAATCCACCACATGACTTATTGCGTCGCCGTCAAACTCAACGCCGGCATGGTGTTCCTCTCCGACTCGCGCACCAATGCCGGGCTCGACCAGATCAGCACGTTCCGGAAAATGATCGTCTACGAAAAGACAGGCGATCGTTTCATGTGCCTGCTCTCGGCCGGCAACCTGTCGATCTCCCAGTCGGTGCGGGAAATCCTGCAGACCGAAGAACTCGCTGACCACAACGGTGGCGAACCCATCACCATCTGGAATGCCAAAAGCATGTTCGACGCTGTGCGGGTGCTCGGCGCCGCCGTTCGCCATGTGCACGAACGCGACGGCGACGCGCTGCGAAGCGCCGGGCTGGACTTCAATGTGTCCATGGTTTTTGGTGGCCAGATCAAAGGCGAAGGCATGCGCCTGTTTCAGGTGTATTCAGCGGGCAACTTCATCGAAGCCACCGCCGAAACCCCTTTCTTCCAGCTGGGCGAATCCAAATACGGCAAGCCCGTGCTCGACCGCGTGATCACCCCCCAGACACCGCTGGACGAGGCCGCCAAGTGTGTGCTGGTTTCCATGGACTCCACACTCAAATCCAACCTCTCGGTGGGCCTGCCGCTGGACATGGTGGTGTACGAAGCCAACCAGCTGCAAAGCGACAAAGTCACCTGCATCGACGAAAACAACCCCTACTTTCGCATGCTGCACAGCAGCTGGGGCCAAAAGCTGCGGGAAGTCTTTGACAGCATCGAAGACCCCACCTGGGACGCCAGCCCCACCGAAGTCCCCCTGATGGGCGGCGCCTCACGCCACCAGCCCCTGCGCAAAATCACCAACGCGACAGAAAAACTGGTCTGAGACCCTCATGCTCGGCGGCGACTGGTGCGAGCGTGCCCGTCAACGCGTGTTCGCTTCACCTTCTGCCTCCATGTCCCTCGTTATTTTTTCCCACGCCAACAGCTTTCCGGCCAGCACCTACGGGGTGCTGTTCAAGTCGTTGCGTGCCCGCGGCTTTGCCGTGCGCGCGCCCGACATGCTGGGCCACGACCCCAACTACCCGGTCACCAGCAACTGGCCCCATGTCGTGCAGCAGGTGGCCGATTTCGCCAGTGCTGAAATCCAGCGCCAGGGCGAGCCCGCCTGGCTGGTGGGGCATTCGCTGGGCGGTTTCCTGAGCCTCATGTGCGCCGCGCGCCACCCCGAGCTGGGCGGGCGTGCGGTGCGCGGTGTGGTCTTGCTGGATTCGCCTGTGATTGGTGGCTGGCGCGCCCGCACGCTCGAACTCGCCAAACGCACCCAGCTCGTGGGCTCCATCTCACCGGGCAAGGTGAGCCGCCGGCGCCGCAACAGCTGGGCCGATACCGAAGCGGTTTTCCAGCATTTCTCCAGCAAGCCCGCCTTCGCGCGCTGGGACCCTCAGGTTTTGCGCGATTACATCGACCACGGCACCCACGATGTCGAAGGCAAACGCGTGCTTTGCTTTGACCGCGACGTGGAAACGCTGATCTACAACACCCTGCCCCACAACCTCGACCGGCTGCTGCGCCGCAAGCCCTTGCAATGCCCGGTGGGCTTCATTGGGGGCACGGCTTCGCTGGAGATGAAGCAGGTGGGCATGTCCATGACCCACAAAGTGGTCGGTCGCCAACACCCCGAGCGCATGCTCATGGTTGAAGGCAGCCACCTGTTCCCCATGGAAAAACCCCAGGAAACAGCGGCGGCCATTGAAACGCTGCTGAAAACCCTGGCCGGTTGAGTCGCCTGCCTCGCGCAGGCGACAAGGCCCGAATTTCCCCTGTTTCCCGACGCCAACAGCCCGCTTAAACGCGAATAAGCAGGAAAAATCCCGCCAATGGGCTTCAGGGACACCGGAGCAACCCACCAAAGGCCCCGTCCTAGGTAACATGTGCCCAACACATGAGTTCCTCTAACCGTCAGGCTCCTTCACGCTGGCAGTCCGCTTGGCGCCGGCTGCTGGACAACGAACCCCGCACGCACCCCCTCTGGCTGCGCTGGAGCGCGGCGGTGGCGTTGACCTTGCTTGCCGTCTGGTTGCGATTGCAGATCAGCTCACCCGAATCGGGCGCCCGTTTTGCGACCCTGTCATTGGCCGTGACCGTGTCTACCTTGTTTGGTGGCGTGTCGTCGGGCCTGATCAGCACCGCCCTCGCCATGCTGCTGGCGAATTTCGCCATGATCGCGCCGCTGGGCCAGATGGCGGTCAGCAACCCGGTGGAGGCGTTCTGGCTCAACCTCACCTTCCTGATCACGCAGCTGGTGGTGATCGGTGCCATCTGGGTCATGCAACAGCGCAACCGCCGCATGCACGACCTCAAGCGTGAACTCACGAGCAGCCAGAAAAAATTTCTGGACACCTTCGAACATGCGGCCGCCGGCATCACCCACGTGGGCCTGGGCGGCGAGCTGCTGGCCGTCAACCAGACCTTCTGCCAGCTGGTGGGCTACAGCGAAGCGGAGCTGCGCCAACTGACCTTCCAGGACATCACCCACCCAGACGATATCGCCGATGACGTCGGGCTGCTGCACCAGGCCGTCCAGGGCTTGCGCACCCAATACACGCTCGAAAAACGCTACATCCACCGCCAGGGTCATCAGATCTGGGCGCAGGTCACCGTGGCCTTGATGCTCAAAGCCCAAGGCCAACCCGACTACTTCATCTCGGTGGTGCAAGACATCTCGGCCGTCAAAGCCACAGAAGAAGCGCTGCGCACCAGTGAACGGCTGATGCAGCGAGCACAAGCGGTGGGCGCGCTGCTCACCTGGGAATGCGACATCGCGGAGCAGCGCTTTCGCACCTTTGGCAAGATCTATCCTTGGCTGGACCCGTCCGCCAACCAGTTCGAGGCCGAAGGCATTCTGGCAAAAGTCCATCCCGACGACCATGTCCGCCTGAAGGCCGAATGGGCGCAGGCGATCAAGGGTCGCGGCAACTACCAGGGCCTGTACCGGGGGCGTCCGGGCAGCAGAATTCAGTGGTTCACGGTGACCGCCGACTTCGAGCGCGATGAACGCGGCCGCGCCTTGCGCGCGCTGGGTGTGACGCAAGACGTGAGCAAGCAAAAACTCGCCGAGCTCGAGATTAAGCACCTCAACGCATCGCTGGAGCAGCGCATCCAGGATCGCACGCACGAGCTGAAAGACGCCTACAACGAACTCGAAAGCTATTCCTATGCGGTGGCCCATGACCTGCGCTCACCGCTGCGCATCATCAATGGCTTTGC encodes:
- a CDS encoding proteasome-type protease, with amino-acid sequence MTYCVAVKLNAGMVFLSDSRTNAGLDQISTFRKMIVYEKTGDRFMCLLSAGNLSISQSVREILQTEELADHNGGEPITIWNAKSMFDAVRVLGAAVRHVHERDGDALRSAGLDFNVSMVFGGQIKGEGMRLFQVYSAGNFIEATAETPFFQLGESKYGKPVLDRVITPQTPLDEAAKCVLVSMDSTLKSNLSVGLPLDMVVYEANQLQSDKVTCIDENNPYFRMLHSSWGQKLREVFDSIEDPTWDASPTEVPLMGGASRHQPLRKITNATEKLV
- a CDS encoding alpha/beta hydrolase yields the protein MSLVIFSHANSFPASTYGVLFKSLRARGFAVRAPDMLGHDPNYPVTSNWPHVVQQVADFASAEIQRQGEPAWLVGHSLGGFLSLMCAARHPELGGRAVRGVVLLDSPVIGGWRARTLELAKRTQLVGSISPGKVSRRRRNSWADTEAVFQHFSSKPAFARWDPQVLRDYIDHGTHDVEGKRVLCFDRDVETLIYNTLPHNLDRLLRRKPLQCPVGFIGGTASLEMKQVGMSMTHKVVGRQHPERMLMVEGSHLFPMEKPQETAAAIETLLKTLAG
- a CDS encoding PAS domain S-box protein, coding for MSSSNRQAPSRWQSAWRRLLDNEPRTHPLWLRWSAAVALTLLAVWLRLQISSPESGARFATLSLAVTVSTLFGGVSSGLISTALAMLLANFAMIAPLGQMAVSNPVEAFWLNLTFLITQLVVIGAIWVMQQRNRRMHDLKRELTSSQKKFLDTFEHAAAGITHVGLGGELLAVNQTFCQLVGYSEAELRQLTFQDITHPDDIADDVGLLHQAVQGLRTQYTLEKRYIHRQGHQIWAQVTVALMLKAQGQPDYFISVVQDISAVKATEEALRTSERLMQRAQAVGALLTWECDIAEQRFRTFGKIYPWLDPSANQFEAEGILAKVHPDDHVRLKAEWAQAIKGRGNYQGLYRGRPGSRIQWFTVTADFERDERGRALRALGVTQDVSKQKLAELEIKHLNASLEQRIQDRTHELKDAYNELESYSYAVAHDLRSPLRIINGFAQALQEDNPALNESSVTHLQRIRNASQKMGQLIDGLLTLSQYARGQVTRHPVNLSVVATRLLEEMASDEPHRNVDWQVEPGLLIQADPPLIEALMQNLLGNAWKYTMRTTEARIRVYSEVDAQGQPRYCVSDNGAGFDMAHAGKLFQPFQRLHMPHEFAGLGVGLATARRIVVRHSGELSAVGEPGRGAQFGFTLPSAPSAADHPAP